One Thiocapsa bogorovii DNA segment encodes these proteins:
- the gcvPA gene encoding aminomethyl-transferring glycine dehydrogenase subunit GcvPA gives MPFVPHTHDDIAAMLDTVGVASIDDLFDEIPAELQMGELAAIPTGLSEMDVARLMQSRARADGQPLCFIGAGAYDHHIPAAVWQIATRGEFYSAYTPYQAEASQGTLQLLYEFQSMMVALTGLDVSNASLYDGASGLAEAVLMAVRANRKVKSEKVLVPRSLHPAYRRTLRSIVSPQGIELVEVPFDPRGGHTAIAALDALAEQGPYAALVVNQPNFFGVLEDVDALTDWAHARNALVIGVVNPVALALLSPPGDWGSTGADIACGEAQPLGMPLASGGPYAGFLCCRQEFVRQLPGRIVGRTLDLDGKPGFTLTLQAREQHIRRNKATSNICTNQGLLVTAATIHMTLLGAEGLERVAAACHANTRRLTQLLCEVPGVEPLFDRAVFHEQVLRLPVPAADVLRSLAAHDILGGFDLGADYPELDPAVLVCATEMRTEDEMQSYASELGRIIATGTQAPRPVAPAP, from the coding sequence ATGCCCTTCGTACCCCACACCCACGACGACATCGCCGCGATGCTCGACACCGTCGGCGTCGCCTCCATCGATGATCTGTTCGACGAGATCCCGGCCGAGCTTCAGATGGGGGAGCTGGCGGCCATCCCCACCGGCTTGTCCGAGATGGACGTCGCGCGGCTGATGCAGTCCCGCGCACGCGCCGACGGCCAGCCGCTCTGCTTCATCGGCGCCGGCGCCTACGATCATCACATCCCGGCCGCCGTCTGGCAGATCGCGACCCGCGGGGAGTTCTACAGCGCCTACACGCCCTATCAGGCGGAGGCCAGCCAGGGCACCCTGCAGCTGCTCTACGAGTTCCAGTCCATGATGGTTGCGTTGACCGGACTGGACGTCTCCAATGCATCGCTCTACGACGGCGCATCGGGCCTGGCCGAAGCGGTCCTGATGGCCGTGCGCGCGAACCGCAAGGTCAAGTCAGAGAAGGTCCTCGTGCCGCGATCCCTGCATCCGGCCTATCGGCGCACCCTGCGCAGCATCGTCTCGCCCCAGGGGATCGAGCTGGTCGAGGTGCCGTTCGACCCCCGCGGCGGACACACCGCGATCGCCGCCCTGGACGCGCTTGCGGAGCAAGGCCCCTACGCCGCGCTCGTGGTCAATCAGCCCAATTTTTTCGGTGTGCTCGAAGACGTCGACGCGCTCACCGACTGGGCGCATGCCCGAAACGCCCTGGTCATCGGGGTTGTCAACCCGGTCGCGCTCGCCCTGCTCTCCCCGCCCGGCGACTGGGGCAGCACCGGCGCCGATATCGCCTGCGGCGAGGCGCAGCCCTTGGGCATGCCGCTCGCCTCCGGAGGACCCTATGCCGGGTTCCTCTGCTGTCGTCAGGAATTCGTCCGCCAACTGCCCGGACGCATCGTCGGCCGCACCCTCGATCTCGACGGTAAGCCGGGCTTCACCCTGACCCTGCAAGCCCGCGAGCAACACATCCGGCGCAACAAGGCGACCTCGAACATCTGCACCAATCAAGGCTTGCTGGTCACCGCCGCGACCATCCACATGACCCTCCTGGGCGCCGAGGGGCTGGAGCGTGTCGCCGCCGCCTGTCACGCCAATACCCGACGCCTGACGCAACTGCTGTGCGAGGTGCCGGGCGTGGAGCCTCTGTTCGACCGTGCGGTCTTTCACGAGCAGGTGCTGCGGCTGCCCGTACCCGCCGCGGACGTCCTTCGCTCGCTGGCTGCACACGACATCCTGGGCGGATTCGATCTCGGCGCGGACTATCCGGAGCTCGATCCCGCGGTCCTGGTTTGCGCAACCGAGATGAGAACGGAGGATGAGATGCAATCCTACGCGAGCGAGCTCGGGCGTATCATCGCCACCGGAACGCAGGCACCCCGGCCGGTGGCACCCGCCCCCTAG
- the gcvH gene encoding glycine cleavage system protein GcvH encodes MSDVPADLRYTKSHEWIRDNGDGTVTVGITDHAQEALGDIVFVEIPDQGRDVDAEEACAVVESVKAASDIYAPLAGEVIESNDLLNDSPESINNSPYDEGWIFRLAPNDMTALSGLLDAAAYQQVVEDET; translated from the coding sequence ATGAGCGACGTCCCTGCTGACCTGCGATACACCAAGAGCCACGAGTGGATCAGAGACAACGGTGACGGCACCGTCACCGTCGGCATCACCGATCACGCCCAAGAGGCGCTCGGCGACATCGTCTTCGTCGAAATCCCGGATCAAGGGCGCGACGTCGACGCCGAGGAGGCCTGCGCCGTGGTCGAGTCGGTCAAGGCCGCCTCCGATATCTATGCGCCACTCGCCGGCGAGGTCATCGAATCCAACGACCTTCTGAACGACAGCCCGGAGTCGATCAACAACAGCCCCTACGACGAAGGCTGGATCTTCCGCCTCGCCCCGAACGACATGACAGCGCTCTCGGGGCTCCTGGATGCGGCCGCCTATCAGCAGGTCGTCGAGGACGAGACCTAA
- the gcvT gene encoding glycine cleavage system aminomethyltransferase GcvT, whose translation MGLRTPLYSEHERLGARIVPFGGWDMPLHYGSQIEEHHAVRRAAGMFDVSHMRPVDIEGPDALPFLRHLLANDAAKLTAPGKALYACMLNPQGGVIDDLILYFRGPERYRAVVNAGTAEKDIAWMQSQAEGRQVEIRSRDDLAMIAVQGPDARARAEPLLPEGLRASAMQVGPFFAAEDTHWFVGRTGYTGEDGFEIMLPSEDAATLWRALVAADVRPCGLGARDTLRLEAGMNLYGQDMDETVGPLDAGLGWTIAWQPEERDFIGREALAARRDHPDRRDFVGLLLTGRGVLRSHQNVLAQGRPVGEVTSGGFSPTLERSIAFARVAPGTPADCAVDIRGKPVSARIVKPPFVRNGRILVDL comes from the coding sequence ATGGGATTGCGCACCCCCTTATATTCGGAGCATGAGCGTCTCGGCGCCCGGATCGTCCCCTTCGGCGGCTGGGACATGCCGCTGCACTACGGATCTCAGATCGAAGAGCATCATGCGGTGCGCCGCGCCGCCGGGATGTTCGACGTCTCCCACATGCGCCCGGTCGACATCGAGGGTCCGGATGCCCTGCCCTTCCTGAGACATCTGCTCGCCAACGATGCCGCCAAACTCACCGCGCCGGGCAAGGCGCTCTACGCCTGCATGCTCAACCCGCAAGGCGGCGTCATCGACGACCTCATCCTCTACTTTCGCGGACCCGAGCGGTATCGCGCCGTGGTCAACGCGGGCACCGCCGAGAAGGACATCGCCTGGATGCAGTCACAGGCCGAGGGCCGTCAGGTCGAGATCCGAAGCCGCGACGACCTCGCCATGATCGCCGTCCAGGGTCCGGATGCGCGTGCCCGCGCCGAGCCGTTGTTGCCCGAAGGTCTGCGCGCGTCGGCGATGCAGGTCGGGCCCTTCTTCGCCGCCGAAGACACGCACTGGTTTGTCGGGCGTACGGGCTACACAGGAGAGGACGGCTTCGAGATCATGCTTCCGAGTGAGGATGCGGCAACGCTCTGGCGCGCGCTCGTCGCGGCGGATGTGCGCCCCTGCGGTCTCGGGGCTCGGGACACGCTGCGCCTGGAGGCCGGCATGAACCTCTACGGCCAGGACATGGACGAGACGGTCGGCCCGCTCGATGCCGGGTTGGGGTGGACCATTGCCTGGCAGCCGGAGGAGCGCGACTTCATCGGTCGCGAGGCACTGGCCGCTCGACGCGATCATCCGGACCGACGCGACTTCGTCGGCCTCCTCTTGACCGGGCGCGGCGTCTTGCGCTCGCACCAGAACGTCCTCGCGCAGGGCCGCCCAGTCGGCGAGGTCACCTCGGGCGGCTTCTCGCCGACCCTGGAGCGCTCGATCGCGTTCGCGCGGGTCGCGCCCGGCACACCCGCAGACTGCGCGGTCGACATCCGCGGCAAGCCGGTGAGCGCGCGCATCGTCAAACCGCCGTTCGTGCGCAACGGCCGGATCCTTGTCGACCTCTGA
- a CDS encoding SCP2 sterol-binding domain-containing protein, translating into MIRRIALTLPALALTFSAGAQAATFMDADWAASACQAWNGAGALTAGLAGDNWAANNAGRGYKVIQLYRTKCGEGSRVELQISDKDGKAMCTYGGAVKTTTLDPSVDYLMNATDEDWVCMGEGSLGCGAMGAMATGKLKFKGPKMEAMGVMGPFDTFLQLTGKVPGDKSACP; encoded by the coding sequence ATGATTCGCCGCATCGCACTCACTCTCCCGGCACTCGCCCTAACCTTCTCAGCCGGCGCACAGGCCGCAACCTTCATGGACGCCGATTGGGCGGCCTCCGCCTGTCAAGCCTGGAACGGGGCCGGCGCGCTCACCGCCGGTCTGGCGGGCGATAACTGGGCGGCAAACAACGCCGGTCGTGGATACAAGGTCATCCAGCTCTACCGCACTAAGTGCGGCGAGGGCAGCCGTGTCGAGCTGCAGATCAGTGACAAGGACGGCAAGGCCATGTGCACCTACGGCGGCGCGGTGAAGACCACGACGCTCGACCCGAGCGTCGATTACCTCATGAACGCAACCGACGAGGACTGGGTCTGCATGGGCGAAGGCAGCTTGGGCTGCGGCGCGATGGGCGCGATGGCGACCGGCAAGCTCAAGTTTAAAGGACCCAAGATGGAAGCCATGGGCGTCATGGGTCCGTTCGACACCTTCCTGCAGCTGACCGGCAAGGTTCCGGGTGATAAGAGCGCTTGCCCATAG
- a CDS encoding zinc ribbon-containing protein: MNKDDKGSTTDKLVDAYERMLKETHETIEKTREESAPKFREILEKARDNMVELGELTREEADKVSDYIKRDIEDAANYIAETGQDIRDWWRFDLELIEQRMMDAFSKVADQTSLQLAQWAEVARQMSLYQAGEVTGPGTLVCDRCGAETHFVKAGRIPPCADCGGLSFRRRGDEPRDKGKG, translated from the coding sequence ATGAACAAAGACGACAAAGGCTCGACGACGGACAAACTGGTGGATGCCTACGAGCGGATGCTCAAGGAAACCCACGAGACGATCGAAAAGACCCGGGAAGAATCGGCACCCAAGTTCCGCGAGATACTGGAGAAGGCGCGCGACAACATGGTCGAGCTTGGCGAGTTGACCCGGGAAGAGGCCGATAAGGTCTCCGACTACATCAAACGCGACATCGAGGACGCGGCCAACTATATCGCCGAGACCGGCCAAGACATCCGCGATTGGTGGCGCTTCGACCTAGAGCTGATCGAGCAGCGCATGATGGACGCCTTTTCCAAGGTTGCGGACCAGACCAGCCTGCAACTGGCCCAATGGGCCGAGGTTGCACGCCAGATGAGCCTCTATCAGGCCGGCGAGGTCACCGGCCCCGGCACCCTGGTCTGCGACCGCTGCGGGGCCGAGACCCATTTCGTCAAGGCCGGACGCATCCCGCCTTGTGCAGACTGCGGCGGCCTGAGCTTCCGCCGCCGCGGCGACGAGCCTCGCGACAAGGGTAAGGGTTGA